The following are encoded in a window of Salinibacter ruber DSM 13855 genomic DNA:
- the trkA gene encoding Trk system potassium transporter TrkA, translating into MKVVVIGVGQVGSSVAHALAGEHEVIAVDKDPDRLEMIRAETDVLTYEGNGARVDVLKSADVRDADLVVGSTSDDRSNILICSTARALNDGAFTIARVTETEYLATWSQLREAFNVDYMVGADHLTARNIVEVVGLPTARNVEHFGQGQVVMAGFTVPEESPVAGKTVQELRLGDGVNLVAVFDDEHMEIVRGTTCLRPNIRLLVIGRPSQVEHFAGTLTPKDRVGQARQIMILGGGEIGFQTARMLEQRGLQPRLVEKDPDRAQALAQELPDTLVLQNDATDPKFLRREGVADADLVVSALTPDERNLLTSTLSLNLGAERVLSVVHRDVYESVFTSSGIETTVNPRREVIEEILRHTRVRGIEKITFVEGDRGEVVEVALTAESPLVGRPIEEGVEAVPYNFVVGAVTRNGEVLIPRGKTVLEPQDHLVLFVDAEEADEVLEAL; encoded by the coding sequence ATGAAGGTCGTCGTCATCGGCGTCGGACAGGTCGGCAGCAGCGTGGCCCACGCGCTGGCCGGGGAGCACGAGGTGATTGCGGTCGACAAGGACCCCGACCGCCTCGAAATGATCCGGGCCGAGACCGACGTGCTCACCTACGAGGGCAACGGGGCCCGGGTCGACGTGCTGAAATCGGCGGACGTGCGGGACGCCGACCTCGTGGTCGGCAGCACGAGCGACGACCGCAGCAACATCCTGATCTGCAGCACGGCGCGGGCCCTGAACGACGGCGCCTTCACCATCGCCCGCGTCACCGAGACGGAATACCTCGCCACCTGGTCCCAGCTCCGCGAGGCCTTCAACGTCGACTACATGGTGGGGGCCGACCACCTCACGGCCCGCAACATCGTGGAGGTCGTGGGGCTCCCCACCGCCCGCAACGTCGAGCACTTCGGACAGGGACAGGTCGTCATGGCCGGATTTACCGTTCCCGAGGAGAGCCCGGTCGCCGGAAAGACCGTTCAGGAATTGCGGCTGGGCGACGGTGTGAACCTCGTGGCGGTGTTCGACGACGAGCACATGGAGATTGTCCGCGGGACGACCTGCCTCCGGCCCAACATTCGGCTGCTGGTGATCGGGCGGCCGAGCCAGGTGGAGCACTTTGCGGGCACGCTCACGCCCAAGGATCGCGTAGGGCAGGCCCGTCAAATCATGATCCTGGGCGGGGGCGAGATCGGCTTCCAGACGGCCCGGATGCTCGAACAACGCGGCCTCCAGCCCCGCCTCGTGGAGAAGGACCCCGACCGGGCCCAGGCCCTTGCTCAGGAGCTGCCGGACACGCTGGTCCTACAGAACGACGCGACGGACCCGAAATTCCTGCGCCGGGAAGGGGTGGCGGACGCCGATCTCGTCGTCTCGGCCCTCACGCCCGACGAGCGAAACCTCCTCACGTCGACGTTGAGCCTGAACCTCGGCGCCGAGCGGGTGCTGTCGGTGGTGCACCGCGACGTCTACGAGTCGGTCTTTACGAGCAGTGGCATCGAGACGACGGTCAATCCCCGCCGAGAGGTCATCGAGGAGATTCTCCGACACACCCGTGTGCGGGGCATCGAGAAAATCACCTTCGTCGAGGGCGACCGCGGGGAGGTCGTCGAGGTGGCCCTCACGGCGGAGAGTCCCCTCGTGGGACGCCCGATTGAAGAGGGCGTCGAAGCGGTGCCGTACAACTTCGTCGTGGGAGCGGTGACCCGGAACGGGGAGGTGCTCATTCCCCGGGGCAAAACGGTCCTGGAGCCTCAGGACCACCTCGTCCTGTTCGTCGACGCGGAAGAAGCAGACGAGGTCTTGGAGGCACTATGA
- a CDS encoding TrkH family potassium uptake protein: MSTSSQQPPPGRRGVLWRLWSWWRSLSPPQLFVGAFLTLILAGTVGFMTLPGLYAGPPLNWVDALFTATSAVCVTGLIVVDTATYFTTWGQAYVLLLIQLGGLGIISFTSVILAALGQRLSLRHEQLAGSGTSLVDDIDYRALTWAILRFTFVAELIGGVLLYAAWVPRFGWGGAAWHAVFHTVSAFCNAGFSTFTTSLEGFQANLPLLMVVMGLIVVGGLGFLTLEELNVWRRKRRAEGRFRLSVHSQIVLGTTAFLIVAGWVAFTAFEWHNTLAGMSVGERLVNGLFASITPRTAGFNTIDYAQVETETNFLTIVFMMIGGSPGSTAGGIKTTTFALLGLLAWSRLQGRPTTSISSRTIPESTLQKAMSLFIGAFGIVTVAIFVFSVTEFGDGVAAGAAPFLSYMFEAFSAFNTVGLSMSATGTLTTPGRLCTVVLMFIGRVGTLTFVAAMAREPKRIKGGFRYAYEDVSIG; encoded by the coding sequence GTGAGCACGTCTTCTCAACAGCCTCCGCCTGGACGAAGAGGAGTCCTGTGGCGTCTCTGGTCGTGGTGGCGGTCGCTGAGTCCGCCGCAGCTGTTCGTGGGGGCCTTCCTTACGCTGATTCTTGCGGGGACGGTCGGGTTCATGACCCTGCCAGGCCTCTACGCCGGGCCGCCGCTGAACTGGGTCGACGCCCTCTTCACCGCCACGAGCGCGGTCTGTGTGACCGGGCTCATCGTGGTCGACACCGCCACGTACTTCACGACGTGGGGCCAGGCCTACGTCCTGTTGCTCATTCAACTTGGCGGGCTGGGCATCATCTCGTTCACGTCCGTCATCCTGGCGGCCCTCGGGCAGCGCCTGTCCCTGCGACACGAGCAGCTGGCCGGGAGCGGAACGAGCCTCGTGGACGACATCGACTACCGGGCGCTCACCTGGGCGATCCTTCGATTCACGTTCGTCGCCGAGCTGATCGGGGGCGTTCTGCTCTACGCCGCCTGGGTGCCCCGCTTCGGGTGGGGGGGCGCGGCGTGGCACGCCGTCTTCCACACGGTAAGCGCATTCTGCAACGCCGGGTTTTCGACGTTCACGACGTCGCTGGAGGGCTTTCAGGCCAACCTGCCGCTCCTGATGGTCGTGATGGGGCTCATTGTGGTGGGCGGGCTCGGCTTCCTGACCCTGGAGGAGCTAAATGTGTGGCGGCGAAAGCGCCGGGCCGAAGGGCGCTTTCGGCTGTCGGTGCACTCCCAGATCGTGCTGGGCACCACGGCCTTCTTGATCGTGGCCGGCTGGGTGGCCTTTACGGCGTTCGAGTGGCACAACACGCTGGCGGGGATGTCCGTCGGGGAGCGCCTCGTCAATGGCCTCTTCGCCAGCATCACCCCGCGCACCGCCGGGTTCAACACCATCGACTACGCGCAGGTGGAAACGGAGACGAACTTTCTCACGATCGTCTTTATGATGATTGGCGGCTCGCCCGGCTCCACGGCCGGGGGCATCAAGACGACCACTTTTGCGCTGCTCGGGCTCCTGGCCTGGTCGCGCCTGCAGGGGAGGCCCACCACGAGCATTTCCAGTCGTACCATTCCGGAATCCACCCTCCAGAAGGCCATGAGCCTCTTCATCGGGGCCTTCGGGATCGTGACGGTCGCCATCTTCGTCTTCAGTGTGACCGAGTTTGGGGACGGCGTGGCGGCCGGCGCTGCGCCCTTCCTCAGCTACATGTTTGAGGCGTTCAGTGCCTTCAACACGGTGGGGCTCTCGATGAGCGCGACGGGCACGTTGACCACGCCGGGGCGCCTGTGCACCGTCGTCCTCATGTTCATTGGCCGTGTGGGCACGCTTACCTTCGTGGCGGCGATGGCCCGCGAGCCGAAGCGCATCAAAGGCGGCTTCCGGTACGCCTACGAAGACGTGTCGATCGGGTAG